TTTCAAAAGGGGCGGAAGGATATCTGCCGTGTTTAGAAGATATCATCCACAACGTTGAAATAATTAAGGAAGAAAAACTCGGCCTGATAGATATCCCTATAGAAAGGATCAAAGGAACTTACTATCATTCTCGCTCACTCTCTTTTTCAGCAAATTTTTATCCTTTAATGAAAATTGATTCAGAGTTTGCAAGCAAATGGATTAATTTGTACGAAGCTCATATATCTGAAGGGATAAGAGAGCCGGTAACAGCCTACGAATATTTAAACTGGTTTTACATTGTTGAAGGGAACAAAAGGGTAAGCGTTTTGAAATATTCAGACGCTTTTTCAGTCCGCGGGGAAGTTACTAGATTGATTCCCAAATGGGATGAAAACAATCCTGAAATAAGGATCTACCATGAATTTTTAGATTTTTATAAAAAGACAAAAATTAATATAATCTGGTTCAACAAAGAAGGCAAATTCAAAGAACTGTACGATTTAATCAAAGATTACAAGAAAAAAAGTGATTTTGTTGATAATGATTATGATCAACTGATCAATTCAGTATATCTTCTATTTAGAAAAGTGTATAGGGAAATTGCCAAAGACACAATTTCGCTTACTGAAGAAGAGGCTTTTTTAGAATATCTAAAAAAATTTGGTTTGGAGAATGTTCCCACTATTGAAAGAGAAATGAGGAAGCAGGTTAACGAGTTGGTAGAAGAATTAGAGGAACGCCTGGGTAAACCATCCGAGCCATTGTTTAAATTACCTCAGATTTTCGCAGGGAAAACATTAAAAGTAGCTTTCCTTTACAATACTTCAATAGAGGGGTCAGCATGGACATATTCTCATGAATTGGGAAGAAGGTACGTTCAAAAACGTTTAGGAAGTGAAATAATAACAAAGTATTTTGAAAATATTTCTAATTTAAAAACATATGAAAGAATATTAGATAAACTTGAAGAAGAAAAGTTCGATCTAATATTTTCTACAAGTTTTGAGTTCTTACAAAATCAGAATACAAAGGAACTTCAAAATGTTCGATTTATGTATTTTTCTGGGTATCGTACTACGAAGAATATTAATACATATTTCGGGCGTATGTACGAACCAAGATTTCTCTCTGGTATGATAGCAGGTGCTATGACAACCAACAATAAAATAGGTTACGTTGCTTCTTACGGTATACCTGAAGTCATTATGGGAATAAATGCTTTTGCTTTAGGAGCAAAGGCCGTTAATCCAAAATCAAAAGTGTTTGTTGGATGGACGAATACTTGGCGCAATATAGAATATGAAAGAGATACGGCAGAGTATTTAATAAATGAAATTGGAGTGGATGTTTTAACACATCATCAGGATTCTCCAGAAGTTTGCAAGGTTGGAGAAGAATATGGTGTTTATACCATTGGTTACCATTTTGATATGAAAGAATATGCTCCAACTACCCATTTAACCTCCGTGGTTTGGAATTGGGGAGTATACTACGAAAACATCATTAAAGATGTATTAAGAGGATCAAACTTTTCCTTATTTAGATTGTTTTCTGGTTCAGAAAAGATAGAGAACTTTTGGGGTGGACTTAAGAGCGGGGTCGTTTGTTTGTCACCTATAAGTGAAATAGTTCCTTCTACAACAAAAAACCTTGTTGACACTGTGAAAACAGATATTATGGACAATAGGTTTCATCCTTTCCGAGGTAGTATTTTTGATAAGGAAGGTAATATGAAAGTCTCGAAAGGCAAAAATATTTCAGACGAAGAACTAATGAAAATGGATTGGTTTGTAGACAACGTTTTTTATTCCTAAAAATGGGGAAATTTATGAAAAGATTTTTTATAATGTTGTTATTCTCTTTTGCTTTTACAATCGTTTTTTCAGAAGTTAATTTTTATTTTTCTATATCGCATAGCATAGTACTAAAAAATTATGAAACAAACGCGAGCCCTTAATCTTAAGCTTCCACTTATTCTAACTTTTTTATCAATTCCAAAGTTATTTCTTTCATATTTTCCACCACTAAATCTGCTTTCGATAGATCCTGATTGAGTGAGTTAGGGTTTTTAAAACCTATACACTTCATTCCAGCAGCTTTTGCCGCTTTAACACCATTCTTTGAGTCTTCTATAACTACACATTCATCTGGTTTAACCTTTAACAAGCCTGCTGTGTATATAAAAATATCAGGTTTAGGCTTACCACGAGCAACGTATTCTGAGCTCACCAAAACCTCAAAATACTTCTCAATATCAAACAGGCAAAGAACTTCTTTGATCAATCTCATGGGGGAAGAAGAGGCCAAAGCTATCTTATAATTGCTTTCTATCAGAGTTTGTAACAACTCTATTACACCTTCTATTGGCTCTTTAACACTTTCTTTTAATAATTGCAAATTCTCTAAGTTTTGTTTTTCAAGCAATTCTTCAACACTTTGTTGTAGATTGTATTCATTTTTTAAGTCTTGCCACATTTCTTGATTGCTTACACCTATATAATTACTATATGAACTTTTATTCATTGGAATTCCCAATTCTTCAAAAATTCTTTTATTTGCATTATAATGGATGGGTTCACTATCAATGATGACCCCATCCATATCAAAAATAATAGCTCTTATCATTATTTTCTCCTCACCTTTATACAGGTTGATAGTTAACATGATTCACAACATCTATTTTAAGAAATTCATTTATTTCTTTTTCGCCCCCAATATATTCTTTTAACTCTTCAAGGTCTTTGCTCATAAGCTTCTTGAATTCTTCTCCATAGATCGTTTCTTTTTTGAAAATATAAGAAGCTAGAAGATCAAGTTTCTCCTTATTTTGCCTAAGCAGCTCAACAGCTTTATCATACATTGAGTTAATTATCTTCTTGACTTCAACGTCAAGTTCTTTAGCAGTTTCTTCCGAATAATTCTTTTGTTTTGTCAACTCACTACCCAAAAATATTTCTTCCTCTTCTCCTTCCCAATACACCGGTCCCAACTTTTTGGACATCCCTAACCTATAAATCATGGATTTTGCGTAGTCCGTAGCTTTTCTTAGGTCATCTTTGGCGCCTGTAGTAACAAAATTGAACACTAATTTCTCACTTGCTCTTCCCCCTAGGGCTACAACGATTCTATTAAGTATTTCACTTTTTTTAATTAGGTATCTGTCTTTTTCGGGAATTTGTAAAGTAGATCCTAATGAACCTATACCCCTTGGAATTATAGTAATTTTATAAACAGGGTCGGTATTAGGTAATAAATAAGCCAATACAGCATGTCCCAGTTCATGATACGATAGAATCTTCTTCTCTTTATCGGATATTATCCTATACTTTTTGGACGGACCAGTTAATACTCTATCAATAGCTTCTTCAAAATCATTCATTTCAATTTGAGTTTTCTTTTTTCTTGAAGCTATTAAAGCAGCTTCATTAACTAGGTTTTCTAAATCTGCTCCTACGAAGCCCGGTGTCCTTTTGGCTAACAATGTTAAATCAACATCTTGGGCTATTTTCTTTTTACGTGTATGTATCTTTAAAATTTCTTCTCTTCCTTTTCTGTCAGGAGGGCCTACCATTATTTTTTTATCAAACCTACCGGGTCTAAGTAAGGCTTTATCAAGAACATCAGGTCTATTTGTAGCAGCCATTACAACAACACCTGTAGAAGAATCAAAACCATCGAGTTCCACCAACAAGGCGTTAAGAGTTTGTTCCCTCTCATCGTTCCCGCCGCCAAGTCCAGCTCCTCTTTGTCTACCTACTGCGTCTAATTCATCAATAAATATTATTGAAGGAGCATTTTCTTTAGCTGTTTTAAAAAGGTCTCTAACTCGAGATGCTCCAACTCCTACAAAAAGTTCAACAAAATCTGAACCACTTGCATAATAAAAAGGTACATCTGCTTCACCAGCTATAGCCCTTGCTGTCAAAGTTTTACCCGTTCCTGGAGGGCCTACCAGCAAAGTTCCTTTAGGCATTCTTGCACCTAATTCTTGAAATTCTTGAGGATTTTTCAAAAATTTTACAATGTCCTCTACTTCCTCCAAAACTTCATCGATTCCCGCCACATCTTTAAAAGTAACTTTTTCACCAATGGGTTCATACTCCTTTGCCTTACTCTTTCCAAAGTTCATACTGCTTTTAGCACCTGATGCAGCGGAACGATATAACCAAAAAAAGAAAAGCACCATTATTACTATAGGTATTATATTAATCAATAAACCAAACCACCACTTTGAGGCTACACTTTCGATATACTCGACTTTTATACCTTTTTGAATTAAACTATTCACATACTGTTTATCGATTACTAAAGCTGGAGAAAAAGATTCATAAGTAGAATCATCTTTAGCAAATATTGTCACGTCCCCGTTTTGATTTATTTTTATGGATTCCACCTGACCGTTATTGATCAAGCTTAACATTTCAGAATAGGATATCCTAGGGTTATTTTCCCAGTTCAAAGCAACGAGAGCTCCAACAAAAATAACCGCAAATATAATATAAACCCAAATTATATTGGAAAACTTTAATTTCTTTTTTTCTTCTTTGGTGTTTTTATTTTCAGGCATTTATTTACCTCCTCACAGATGTTGACCTATATACATTTAATCCATAATACTGTACTTTTTCAACGTTTTCATCTTTCTCCAATTTTTCAAAAATCTCCTTTTTATTTTTACATCTTCTTTGATCTAAAAAGCTCTCAATCTCATGCTGATTCATCGGATGCCTTTTTATTATACTTAAGATAGCTTCCAAATCATCTTCTATAGAACTGTAGAAATCTTCTTCTTCTAAAAAATCAAGAGATATGCCTCCTAAGATATTTTGAGCTAGCTCAATTTTTTCTCTTTCTGGAACTGTTACCCAATCTTCCGCAGGGGGTCTCATGGGTAAATTGATATACAATCGATCATAATTTATTCTGTTAAATATTTCTTGGATTTTCCTTAAAGATTCTTCATCATCATTTAATCCTTTTACCATCATGAATTCCATCCAGATTTTACCTTTAAAATTTTTAGAAAAACTTATCAATCCATTCACGTAGGATTCAAACAATATACTTTTAAGAGGTCTATTTATTTTTTTAAACGTTCTTTGATCATAAGCATCCAGCGTTGGCATTACAAGATCACCTTCACTTAACTCTTCCCTTGCTTTTTTTTTTCAGACAATAGAGCCCCATTTGTAATTACAGCAACAGGTTTTTCAACATAAGCTTTTATAGATTTTATTAGTTCACCAATTCTAAAGTATAATAATGGTTCACCTTCACCAACTATGGTTACAAAATCAAACTGGGATACGCCGCTTTTAATATAAGATTTAAACTCTTCTAAAATATCTTGTAAATTAAAAAATTCTTGTCTTTGGTTTGTCATGTTGCTCGTTCTTCCTAACTGACAGTATACACAAGAGAAATTGCAGGTTTTTGGAGGTATTGAGCTTACTCCTAAGGATCTTCCCATCCTTCGAGAAGGAACAGGCCCTTATAAGTGTTGAAAATTCATCGGACACCTCGAATCTATTTTCAATGTTTTTTTATCCTTTTAAATTATACCAAAAAACCCCCACTAAATAAAAATAATAGTAAAACATACTAAAGAAAAAGAAATTAGGAAAAAAGTATCTTTTATTTCCCAATTAAACTGCTTAAATCTTGTTCTCCCTTCCCAGCCATTGTATCCTCTTGCTTCCATCGCAACGCTCAAATCTTCAGCCCTTCTCAGAGCAGATACCAACAAAGGTATAATTATAGATATAGCCCCTCTAATCCTTCCAGAAAATTTTCTATCATCAAAATTTGCCCCCCTACTTAATTGTGCCTTCATTATTCGATCCGCTTCATTCGCAATTACAGGGATAAATCTTATAGCTATCGTCATTACCATCGATATTTCATGGGCAAATCGTTTTGGCACAAAAAACCATCTCAGGATATCCTCAAGAGCATGAGCTAAAGAGGTAGGAGAAGTAGTTAACGTGAGAACAGAAGATAACAAAACTGCAAACAGTATTCTGAAGGTAATTATAGCAGCATTAAATAAACCGATATCTGTTATTCTGATAAAGCCAATCTTAAAAAGTGTATTCCCTCCTATTGTGAATAATTGAATTACAAAGGCAAAGATAACTATAAACCATATTGATTTTAAGGATTTCATGTAATACTTCAAACTTAATTTAGATAACAACATCAACAACAAAGTATACGAAGACATAATCAAAACATCGTAAAAACTGTTTATAGAAAAAGCGAATCCTGCTAAAACGAACAATCCTAAAAGTTTTCCCCTTGGATCCAGTGAATGCATCAACGAGTCTAATTCAACGTATCTTCCCAAGGCAACATTATCCAAAAGCATTTAAATACTCCTTTTATCAATCATTTTTTCTAATTCCCAGCATTCAATATTTTAACATAATTTAAGAATTAGTATATTATTCGTGAGAAAAGATTTTGTTGTTTTTTTAAAATATTAATAAACAGAATGGCAGATTTTTATTAAGTTTTGATTAAGTATTTTGGTAAAAAAGATGGTATAATAAATTATTATAATACGTAATAACCCTATAAGGAGAATCAAATGAAAAGATCCTTAGCAAATAGAAATGTGAAGTATCTATTCATACTTTTGTTGATTTTAATAACATGTATAATAATTGCTTTTTTAGTTTCTAAATCCTCAAATTATAAAAAGCAAATTATTTTTTTTGAAGAGTACTTAAAAAATAACTATACTCTGGACGATGCAACGATAAGAGAATTCGTTAACGTTTTTGAAATATTATACAACGAATTTCCCTACGTAACTGAATATGTCTATCCTCGCGAATTGTTAGCTATTGGAATAGTAGAAACGAATTTTGAAAATGCAAAAGGAGATAATGGGAAAAGTTTAGGATATTTTCAAATTCAAGCCCCTACTTATTGGTATTTAAAACATAATTATCCTGAATTTTACCAGAGGATCAATTTCTTAGAACCTTGGTATTGGGATATCGTAAGCGAAAGACCTGATGTGCAATTAATGACTTCTATCCTATACTTATACGATATCAAATTACGTTACGGGGAAGAGGATGCATACAGTATTTACAATGGCGGTTCAGAAATATATAAAGACAAAATATTATTAAGACTTAGTATTTTAGAAAATACATTTAAAAAATTTAACAGGAGGTAAGCATGCAGATATCAGAACCCCTTGTTTCGAAACCAGTTTTTAGTGAAAAAATTTGGGGAAGTAACGAGTTAAACAGAATTTTCAACTACGAAAAAAACCAAACAATAGGAGAAGTCTGGCTGTATTCACCCTTAGATGGCTATGAAACCGTATTGTATGGAAGAAATAGCCAAAGAGAATATGGAAAAGCAAGTGAACTCTTCCCAAAATTCCCTCTACTCTTAAAACTAATAGCAACCTCATCCTGGCTTTCCATACAATTGCATCCGGATGATACAATGGCCAAACAATTAGAAAACGAGCCATGGGGTAAATCGGAAGCTTGGTACTTTCTGAAGGATAATGGTCAAATTAAAGTTTCAAATAATAATAAATATATCCTCCAAGCTTTTGAAAACAATCGATGGGATGAAGTACTAGAAAGTTATGAAATGAACAAATTCGATTCCATATTCATACCCGCTGGAACCGTGCATACTTTAGGTCCCAATAGCTTTTTACTTGAAATACAGCAAAGCTCAGATTTAACTTACAGACTATACGACTGGGGAAGACCTAGAGAAATCCATGTTGATAAATCTAAAAAAGTTCTCAACAACATTCACACCAGTTACTCTATTTCAAGGAAGACTGAAGGATTGTGTACCAAATACTTTAGCTTTTCCAGATTTGCCAACCAAAATAAAAAAGGGTTAGGCGTATATGTTAACTTGAAAAGCTATGAAACAATAGTACTTCCAGAAGAAGTAAATTATAATTTTCAAGGTGAATTTGTGGAATTTAAATTAAACGAAATTGGCTGGAAATCACTTTTATAATTTCATAATTAAAAATTATAAAAATAATTTAAAATCTTTACATTCCATTTCATTTTCGACTTATTTTGTCTGATATAATTGAACAAGTAGAAAACAAAATCTTAGGAGGAATCCTGATGAATAAAACTATGAAAGAAGATGTATCAATCGTCTTATCTGGTGAAGCAGGCCAAGGGATTCAAACGATAGAAAGACTGCTAACTTTTATTCTTAAAAGGGAAGGTTATTATGTATTTGCCACAAAAGAGTACATGTCGAGGGTTAGAGGTGGAAGCAATTCAACTGAAATAAGGGTAAGTTCCAAACCTGTAAAAAGTTACGTTGACAAAATTGATATACTCATACCTCTTACAAAAAGTTCAGTTGAACATCTAGGAGACAGAGTGAATGAAGATACCCTAATCATAGCAGACAACGATTCGTTGAAATTAGAAAACAAAAATCTTTTCAACGTCCCCATCCTCTCTATTGCCAAAGAAATAGGCAATGAAATATATGCAAATATAGTTGCTGTTGGTGTAATTTTGGGTCTTTTCAAAATAAACATAAAAACGATAGAAGAGTATCTAAGAGAAAGATTTGGAGATAAGGGAGAAAAAATTGTTTCAGATAACATAAAAGCTGCTTCAGAAGGTTACAAATTGGGTAAAGACTTTTCTGAAAATGGAGAGATAAAAATAGAGATCTCTGCAAATGAAACTTTAAAAGACGATTTATTAATTAGCGGAACAGACGCGGTAGCTCTAGGAGCATTAGCAGGAAATTGTGATTCGATTTTTTCATATCCAATGACGCCTGGATCGGGGGTTCTAGTTGATTTAGCAAATTTTTCAAAAAATTTCGACATTTTAGTTGAACAAGCCGAAGATGAAATTGCCGCAATCAATATGGCAATAGGCGGATGGTACGCTGGAGCAAGATCAATGGTGACTACTTCTGACGGAGGATTTGCTTTAATGGAAGAAGGACTTTCTCTAGCTGGTATGATCGAATCACCGTTAGTAATTCACCTTGCTCAAAGACCTGCGCCTGCAACAGGTTTACCAACAAGAACCGCTCAAGAAGGGTTAAATCTTGTTATACACTCAGGGCATGGTGAATTTCCAAGGCTGGTTTTTGCTCCTGGTAATCTTGAACAAGCTTTCTATTTAACTCAACAGGCATTTAATATCGCCGATAAATATCAGATCCCAGTATTTATTTTGACAGATCAATTTTTTGTTGATTCGTATTATAACGTTAAAAAGTTGGACCTTTCCAAAATTGAAAATAAAAAATATTTCGTCGAAACCGGTGAAGATTATAAAAGATATGATTTATCAAAAGCAGAAAACGGTGTTTCACCAAGAGGTATACCTAACTTTGGTAAAGGATTAATTATCGTAGATAGTGATGAACATGATGAGGAAGGTCATTTAACTGAAGATTTGGATATCCGAATTAAAATGGTGGAAAAAAGGCTCCAAAAATATGATGCTTTAAAAGATGATTTTGTTTCTCCAGAATTCTTTGGAAATAGAAACTACAAATATCTCTTAGTATGTTGGGGTTCAAACTATAATGTTGTGAAAGAGGCAATAGAAAATATAGATAATAAAGATCTTGCTATGCTTCACTTTAGTCAAGTTTTTCCCTTCCCAGAAAATGCGGTTGAATTTTTAGAGAATGCAGAAAAAATAATTGATGTTGAAAATAATGCCACGGGCCAATTTGCAAAGTTAATAAGAGCAGAAACTGGTATAAAAATAGATAGTAAGATACTAAAATTCAATGGAATGCCGTTTTCGGTTGAAGAGTTAACCGCTAAAATAAGGGAGGAGTTACAATGAGTGAAAGAAAAAATATTTTTAGTCTAGAAAACGAAAAAGAATTAGACATAGCTTGGTGCCCTGGTTGTGGTAATTTTGGAATACTGAATATATTAAAAAAAGCCTTGGAAGAAATGGAAGAAATAACTCCCAACAATTTTGTGCTCGTTTCAGGAATAGGACAGGCAGCAAAAATTCCTCATTACTTTAAAAACAATGCTTTTAATGGCCTTCATGGTAGAGCTTTACCCGTTGCCTTTGCCATTAAATCGACTAATCCAGATTTATACGTAGTAGCTGAAAGTGGAGATGGAGACATGTACGGTGAAGGGGGAAACCATTTTATCCACAATATAAGACGAAACGTGGACATAACAAACATAGTCCATGATAACCGGGTTTATGGATTAACAAAAGGACAGGCTTCTCCTACTTCACAACAAGGAATGGTCACCCCTGTTCAAGTAAACGGAGTAATACTAAACCCCTTCAATCCCATTGCTGTGGCTATAGCTAACGGAGCTACTTTTGTTGCACGGGCTTTTGTAGGCGACATTCAAAGCACTAAAGAAATTATTAAAAAAGCTATCAGACATAAGGGATACTCGCTAATTGATTTGTTCCAACCATGCGTGACGTTTAACAAAATAAATACTTATGCCTGGTTTAATGAACATACTTACAAATTAGGGGAAGATTACGATCCATCAGATAAAATGCAAGCTCTACAAATGGCTTTTCAAGAAGACAAAATTCCTCTGGGTATAATATATGAAGAAAAGGGAAAACCAACTTTTGAAGAACAATTGACTATTTATAAACAAAACAAAGAACCCCTTTTTAAAAGAAACATAGATGTAAACAAATTAGAAGGTTTTATAAACTCAATGAGATGAGAGGTGATACTATGGCATTGAAGGTTGGAGATTTGGCTCCCGATTTTAAAGTGAAAGATCAAAATGGTGATGAATTAGGCTTTGGCAAAAAGTTCGAAACCTAATTTATCATTATGGAGCAAAAAATTATGAAAAAACTGGCTTTTATTTTTTTAATTTCGATGATTCTTTCAACCAATTTATTGAGTCAAACGATAAATATACCGCAATTTCCAAAAGGAACTCTAACTATTTCACAAGAGGGAAGAGTTGTGACAATCCCTATTGAAATTGCTAATACGAACGAATTAAGAGAATTCGGTTTAATGTACAGAGAAGATATCCCAGAAGAATATGGAATGCTTTTTGTATTCCCAAATCCTGGAATAAGAGGCTTTTGGATGAAAAACACCTTTGTTGAACTTGACATCGCTTTTATAGATAACAATGGAACAATATTAAATATACAAAACATGAAACCTTGCGAAGAATCAACCTGCCCTATTTACATAATTTACAAACCTTTCAAATATGCTTTAGAGGTAAAGGCAGGTTTTTTTGAAAGGTACGGATTCAGTGAAGGAGCAAAAATTGACTGGTCGATAGATGACTAAAAACTGTGTTACAAGGCAAAAGAGCTATAAAAATGCATTAGTTTTTTAAAGAGAGTAAGAAAAGCTCTAAAGGAGGACTGATAAAAATGAAAAAAATAGTTATTTCGGTACTTTTTATTTTGTTTGGTATAAACTATATATATGCAGCTGAAAAGGTAGTCGTCGGAGCAAAGGCTTTCACAGAAGGTTATATATTGTCAAGCATGGTTTCTTTACTTCTCCAAGAAAACGGGATTAAAGTAGTAGAAAAGTTTGGACTATCCTCTTTTCCTCTTCGCAAGGCTATGGAAACAGGTCAAGTAGATGCTTATGTAGATTACACAGGAACTGCTTGGGCAGCGTATTTTGGACATACAGAAAACATATATGATCCTGAGGAACTGTTCGATTTAGTAGCAAAAGAAGACTTAGAGAAACACAACATCGTATGGTTAGATATGATAAATTTTAATAATACTTATGGTTTGGCAGTACGAAGCTCTTTTGCTAGAGAAAACGGAATACATAGTTTAAGTGATTTGGCTGATTATATTAATTCGGGAAAAGGAAAAGATTTAATTTTTGGAGTTAATCCAGAATATTATGAAAGAAGCGACGGGATATTTGCTGTTATGGATGAATACGATATGAATCTACCAAGAAAAAATGTAAGAACGATGGAAGCAGGGTTAACATATGAAGCGTTAGCGCGTAAAAATATTGATGTGGCTATGATATATTCTACCGACGCACAAATCTTACGTTTTGATTTAGTGATTTTAGAGGATAACAAATCTTTCTTTCCACACTACAATCCTTCTGTTTTGGTTAGAAAAGAAATAATAGATGCATACCCTGAAATAAAAGAAATTTTAAAACCATTGACATTGTATTTAAATGAGGATATAATTATAAGGTTGAATTACTTGGTTGACTTTGAAGGTTTAGAACCAGAAATTGTTGCTAGAAAGTATCTCCATGGTTTGGGCTTTATCAAATAAATAGATTACAATAACTTGCGGAGGCGTGCACCGAATTGGCTAAGGGGCCGGTCTCGAAAACCGGTGGGGTTTATCCCCTTGTGGGTTCGAGTCCCACCGCCTCCGCCAACTTTTATTGAGGAGGGAAGTAAAAGATGCCTATTCTATCTGAAATTAACAGATATTTAAAAAGTAAAATTTCACTTGGTAAAGATGATTATGCGATACCAAAAAGATGGATGCCCCCTAATTATACCGGTAAGGTTAAACTATCTGGGAGAAAATTTTTTGTTAATCCATATGAGTTTATTTCTAACATAATAGATAATCTGTTAAAAAATGCTTCAGAAGAATTGGATTACAGCAAACCCCTTTCTTTCATTAAAAATGTTAAAAACCCTGATTGGATTAGAACAAGCATAGTTTATTCTGCTCATGTAAGAGCTACAGCTGCCTATGTTCATGACCAAACTACTTTATTCGTTCCGATAGATGAAAAAGGTTATACTGAATCAGGAACCTTTCTAAAAATGTTGATGTTAATACCTTATTTTTCTAGCTATAACGTTGATAGTATCTATTTACTTCCAATTACTCAATCCAGCAATAAATTTAAGAAAGGTGAAGTAGGCTCACCTTATGCGGTCAAAAATTTTTTCTCTGTAGAAAAAGATTATCATGACACCCTTTTGGAAAGTGAATTCACCCCTGATCAAGAATTTGCAGCTTTCGTCGAAGCCGCTCATATGGCTGGAATGAGAGTATTGTTAGACTTTGTGCCACGAACAGGAGCCAGGGACAACGACTTGATTTTAGAACATCCCGATTGGTTCTATTGGATAGATATAGATGAAATGAACGACTTTGCCCCACCTAAAGTTGACGGTTTAGGATTTGTTCAACCAAGTAAAGAAAATTTAAAAATTGTATACAATGACGAACAAGTCAAAAATCATCTTAAAAAATTTAGATGGGATCCAAAAACTCAGAATCCACAAAAATGGGAAAATTTTATAGATAAAAATAAAAACAACCCGGATTTTTTGGA
Above is a window of Petrotoga sibirica DSM 13575 DNA encoding:
- a CDS encoding 2-oxoacid:acceptor oxidoreductase subunit alpha, encoding MNKTMKEDVSIVLSGEAGQGIQTIERLLTFILKREGYYVFATKEYMSRVRGGSNSTEIRVSSKPVKSYVDKIDILIPLTKSSVEHLGDRVNEDTLIIADNDSLKLENKNLFNVPILSIAKEIGNEIYANIVAVGVILGLFKINIKTIEEYLRERFGDKGEKIVSDNIKAASEGYKLGKDFSENGEIKIEISANETLKDDLLISGTDAVALGALAGNCDSIFSYPMTPGSGVLVDLANFSKNFDILVEQAEDEIAAINMAIGGWYAGARSMVTTSDGGFALMEEGLSLAGMIESPLVIHLAQRPAPATGLPTRTAQEGLNLVIHSGHGEFPRLVFAPGNLEQAFYLTQQAFNIADKYQIPVFILTDQFFVDSYYNVKKLDLSKIENKKYFVETGEDYKRYDLSKAENGVSPRGIPNFGKGLIIVDSDEHDEEGHLTEDLDIRIKMVEKRLQKYDALKDDFVSPEFFGNRNYKYLLVCWGSNYNVVKEAIENIDNKDLAMLHFSQVFPFPENAVEFLENAEKIIDVENNATGQFAKLIRAETGIKIDSKILKFNGMPFSVEELTAKIREELQ
- a CDS encoding thiamine pyrophosphate-dependent enzyme — encoded protein: MSERKNIFSLENEKELDIAWCPGCGNFGILNILKKALEEMEEITPNNFVLVSGIGQAAKIPHYFKNNAFNGLHGRALPVAFAIKSTNPDLYVVAESGDGDMYGEGGNHFIHNIRRNVDITNIVHDNRVYGLTKGQASPTSQQGMVTPVQVNGVILNPFNPIAVAIANGATFVARAFVGDIQSTKEIIKKAIRHKGYSLIDLFQPCVTFNKINTYAWFNEHTYKLGEDYDPSDKMQALQMAFQEDKIPLGIIYEEKGKPTFEEQLTIYKQNKEPLFKRNIDVNKLEGFINSMR
- a CDS encoding DUF192 domain-containing protein, with translation MKKLAFIFLISMILSTNLLSQTINIPQFPKGTLTISQEGRVVTIPIEIANTNELREFGLMYREDIPEEYGMLFVFPNPGIRGFWMKNTFVELDIAFIDNNGTILNIQNMKPCEESTCPIYIIYKPFKYALEVKAGFFERYGFSEGAKIDWSIDD
- a CDS encoding glycine betaine ABC transporter substrate-binding protein, which gives rise to MKKIVISVLFILFGINYIYAAEKVVVGAKAFTEGYILSSMVSLLLQENGIKVVEKFGLSSFPLRKAMETGQVDAYVDYTGTAWAAYFGHTENIYDPEELFDLVAKEDLEKHNIVWLDMINFNNTYGLAVRSSFARENGIHSLSDLADYINSGKGKDLIFGVNPEYYERSDGIFAVMDEYDMNLPRKNVRTMEAGLTYEALARKNIDVAMIYSTDAQILRFDLVILEDNKSFFPHYNPSVLVRKEIIDAYPEIKEILKPLTLYLNEDIIIRLNYLVDFEGLEPEIVARKYLHGLGFIK